In the genome of Nocardia sp. NBC_00416, one region contains:
- a CDS encoding acyl-CoA dehydrogenase family protein: MTTEVEPVAEFRARARVWLRDNLPPNPPDQGPPDSKEEWDRARELQRLLYNGGFAGICFPKEYGGLGLTPAHQQAFTKESYAYEMPLILNVPTLSICAATLVDLGTEQQKQEHLTAVLRGDELLVQLLSEPSGGSDLAGLTTRAERDGDRWILNGSKIWSSGAYAADYGLCLARTNWGVPKHRGLTMFLVPIGAPGVTVQRIKQVTGSTEFCQEFFDDVALGDDAVVGEVDNGWEAASRLLYHERSAIGGTSPYISGARPHLGGEDSHILELARRTGQLDDIRVREDIGEARAMTVVRDQLIDHITRSVLAGELPPAAGSITRLFSAENSWLQTDMAVKVAGAAAATHAPGDPADTAKIGTDFLFRAAWSLAGGSTEMARNVISERVLGMPREYAADREVPFNEVRRGR, encoded by the coding sequence ATGACCACCGAAGTGGAACCCGTCGCCGAGTTCCGGGCGCGCGCCCGGGTCTGGTTGCGCGACAATCTTCCGCCCAACCCGCCGGATCAGGGCCCACCCGACAGCAAAGAGGAATGGGATCGGGCGCGCGAACTGCAACGGCTGCTCTACAACGGCGGCTTCGCGGGTATCTGCTTCCCGAAGGAATACGGCGGTCTCGGGCTCACCCCGGCCCACCAGCAGGCGTTCACCAAAGAGTCCTACGCCTACGAGATGCCGCTCATCCTGAACGTCCCGACGCTGTCCATCTGCGCCGCGACTCTGGTGGATCTGGGTACCGAGCAGCAGAAGCAAGAGCATCTGACGGCGGTGCTGCGCGGCGACGAACTGCTGGTGCAGTTGCTGTCCGAACCCAGCGGCGGCTCGGACCTGGCCGGGCTCACCACCCGCGCCGAGCGCGACGGCGACCGGTGGATCCTCAACGGGTCGAAGATCTGGAGTTCGGGCGCTTACGCCGCCGACTACGGGCTCTGCCTGGCCCGCACCAACTGGGGAGTGCCGAAGCATCGCGGTCTCACCATGTTCCTGGTGCCGATCGGCGCCCCCGGGGTGACCGTGCAGCGGATCAAGCAGGTCACCGGATCCACCGAGTTCTGCCAGGAGTTCTTCGACGATGTCGCCCTCGGTGACGACGCCGTGGTGGGTGAGGTCGACAACGGCTGGGAGGCGGCTTCCCGGCTGCTGTATCACGAACGTTCCGCGATCGGCGGGACCTCGCCCTACATCAGCGGTGCCCGGCCGCACCTGGGCGGCGAGGATTCCCACATCCTGGAGCTCGCCCGCCGAACCGGCCAGCTCGACGATATCCGGGTCCGCGAGGACATCGGCGAGGCCCGGGCCATGACCGTGGTGCGCGATCAACTCATCGATCACATCACCCGCAGTGTGCTCGCGGGGGAGCTGCCGCCGGCCGCGGGCTCGATCACCCGGTTGTTCAGCGCCGAGAATTCTTGGCTGCAAACCGATATGGCGGTCAAGGTCGCCGGCGCCGCGGCCGCCACGCACGCCCCCGGTGATCCCGCCGATACCGCCAAGATCGGCACCGACTTCCTGTTCCGGGCCGCCTGGAGCCTGGCCGGCGGCAGCACCGAGATGGCGCGCAATGTGATCAGCGAGCGGGTTCTCGGAATGCCGCGGGAGTACGCCGCCGACCGGGAGGTGCCGTTCAACGAGGTCCGACGGGGCCGGTAG
- a CDS encoding LLM class F420-dependent oxidoreductase, which yields MRFIFHYPETGGVDGDVLDAGPLGEVAAAAERSGFGGFSFSEHPAPGARWLGAGGHQTLDPFVALGYAAALTERIRLITYLSVAPYRNPMLLAKAAATLDKLSGGRAILGIGTGYLKGEFHALGVDFDERNTLFDEALDVLPLHWKGEPFSYTGKHFSARDVQARPVPVQQPIPIWIGGNSALSRRRVARAAHGWIPMSGGAELSTTARTPELGSIAELANKISEVRSAAETAGRADHIDLVYSYSHQGLTGPGADPGAHREAFAELARAGVDWIVVSTRSGVHETLDPDATFDFLTAFGATYID from the coding sequence ATGCGATTCATCTTCCACTATCCCGAAACGGGTGGTGTGGACGGCGATGTGCTCGACGCCGGCCCGCTGGGGGAGGTGGCCGCTGCCGCCGAGCGGTCCGGTTTCGGCGGATTCTCGTTCAGTGAGCATCCGGCGCCGGGGGCCCGCTGGCTGGGCGCGGGCGGGCATCAAACCCTGGACCCCTTCGTGGCGCTCGGGTACGCGGCCGCGCTCACCGAGCGGATCCGATTGATCACCTATCTGTCGGTGGCGCCCTATCGCAATCCCATGCTGCTGGCGAAGGCGGCGGCCACCTTGGACAAACTGTCCGGCGGCCGGGCGATCCTGGGGATCGGCACCGGATATCTGAAGGGTGAATTCCATGCGCTCGGCGTCGATTTCGACGAGCGGAACACGCTGTTCGACGAGGCGCTGGATGTCCTTCCGCTGCACTGGAAAGGGGAGCCGTTCAGCTACACCGGGAAACATTTCAGCGCCCGCGACGTCCAGGCCCGGCCCGTACCCGTGCAGCAACCGATACCGATCTGGATCGGCGGCAATTCCGCGCTGAGCCGGCGCCGGGTGGCACGGGCCGCGCACGGGTGGATTCCGATGTCCGGTGGGGCGGAGTTGAGCACGACCGCCCGCACTCCGGAACTCGGTTCGATCGCCGAGCTCGCGAACAAGATCAGCGAGGTGCGTTCGGCGGCCGAAACCGCCGGTCGCGCCGACCATATCGACCTGGTGTACTCCTACAGTCATCAAGGTCTCACGGGCCCCGGCGCCGATCCCGGTGCGCATCGGGAAGCCTTCGCGGAACTGGCTCGGGCCGGAGTGGATTGGATCGTCGTCTCCACCCGCTCCGGGGTGCACGAAACTCTCGATCCGGACGCCACCTTCGACTTCCTGACGGCGTTCGGCGCGACCTATATCGATTGA
- a CDS encoding SDR family NAD(P)-dependent oxidoreductase produces MGWFEERGGLAGSVAVVTGGAGGLGRAIATDLAVNGVRVAVLDLDPAAAEEIRAVFAAGGHDAVVHQGDARDPEDLAVLFEAAGERWGRLDILVNVVGGTFRAPFTDTRPKGWDALLRTNLTHVLHACHLAVPRMRAGGRGGSIINISTIEAHRAAPGFAVYAAAKAAVEQFARTLAIEVAPDGIRVNNIAPDFVPTPNLERIGTGDNAMTDPEGVKVAIPMGRAGDPADISNCAVFLASGLSSYLTGTTLHPDGGTWASAGWFNWPAEGWANHAPLRVLRASEG; encoded by the coding sequence ATGGGCTGGTTCGAGGAACGCGGCGGCCTCGCGGGCAGCGTCGCGGTCGTGACCGGTGGCGCGGGTGGACTGGGCCGGGCGATTGCGACGGACCTGGCGGTCAACGGGGTGCGGGTCGCCGTGCTGGATCTGGATCCCGCCGCCGCCGAAGAGATCCGTGCAGTCTTCGCCGCGGGCGGTCACGACGCCGTGGTGCATCAGGGCGACGCCCGGGATCCCGAGGACCTCGCCGTGCTGTTCGAGGCCGCCGGCGAACGCTGGGGGCGGCTCGACATCCTGGTGAACGTGGTGGGCGGAACCTTCCGCGCGCCGTTCACCGACACCCGCCCGAAGGGCTGGGACGCGCTGTTGCGCACCAACCTGACCCATGTGCTGCACGCCTGCCACCTGGCCGTGCCACGGATGCGTGCCGGTGGCCGCGGCGGCAGCATCATCAATATCAGCACCATCGAAGCGCACCGCGCCGCACCGGGTTTCGCCGTCTACGCCGCTGCCAAGGCGGCGGTGGAACAGTTCGCCCGCACCCTCGCTATCGAGGTGGCCCCGGACGGCATCCGCGTCAACAACATCGCCCCCGATTTCGTCCCCACCCCGAATCTGGAGCGGATCGGGACCGGCGACAACGCGATGACCGATCCGGAGGGCGTCAAGGTCGCGATCCCCATGGGCCGGGCCGGTGATCCCGCCGATATCTCGAACTGCGCGGTCTTTCTCGCCTCCGGCCTGTCGTCCTACCTCACCGGCACCACACTGCATCCCGACGGCGGCACCTGGGCTTCGGCGGGCTGGTTCAACTGGCCGGCCGAGGGCTGGGCCAACCACGCGCCGCTGCGCGTGCTCCGGGCGAGCGAAGGGTGA
- a CDS encoding excalibur calcium-binding domain-containing protein has protein sequence MRRSVLACAVAVGCALLPGCGGGETAATTPTVISDAPSTAAVAPVMTLGTPVDGAETAAPGSTVTSAPPPVAAPVTTLAAVVPVTPSVAVAPAPPPFAVPPAPESGWTPEPTVAPPSVPAPSATYFGSCAAARAAGVAPLHRGEPGYRPGLDRDGDGVACER, from the coding sequence ATGCGAAGGTCTGTACTGGCGTGTGCTGTCGCCGTCGGGTGCGCGCTGCTGCCGGGTTGCGGTGGCGGCGAGACGGCCGCAACCACTCCGACCGTCATTTCCGACGCACCGTCGACAGCCGCGGTCGCCCCGGTCATGACACTCGGTACGCCGGTGGACGGCGCCGAAACCGCCGCGCCGGGTTCTACCGTCACCTCCGCGCCGCCGCCCGTGGCCGCGCCGGTGACCACCCTGGCTGCGGTCGTTCCGGTGACACCGTCCGTTGCCGTCGCGCCCGCTCCGCCGCCGTTCGCCGTACCTCCCGCACCCGAATCCGGATGGACCCCGGAGCCGACCGTCGCGCCGCCGTCGGTCCCCGCGCCGTCGGCCACCTATTTCGGGTCGTGCGCCGCCGCGCGCGCGGCGGGAGTCGCGCCGCTGCATCGGGGCGAGCCCGGGTACCGGCCGGGTCTGGATCGGGACGGTGACGGGGTCGCCTGCGAGAGATGA
- a CDS encoding MarR family winged helix-turn-helix transcriptional regulator, producing the protein MGTTDRRDLAAMLAPLTRNLLALEQPVLEAHGVTMWAYTVLSALSRGTARGQGVLAQEIGADKTRIIAVLDDLQDRGLIERTPDPADRRARLLALTSEGHRICAAVRSEIQAREEELVLGHLSATERRGFLNALRTLTALPRDSFSEGPAQD; encoded by the coding sequence ATGGGAACCACGGACAGGCGGGACCTGGCGGCGATGCTCGCGCCGCTGACCCGTAACCTCCTCGCGCTCGAACAACCAGTCCTCGAAGCCCACGGGGTGACCATGTGGGCGTACACGGTCCTGTCCGCACTGAGCCGCGGCACCGCCCGGGGCCAAGGCGTGCTCGCCCAGGAGATCGGCGCGGACAAGACGCGGATCATCGCGGTACTCGACGATCTCCAGGACCGCGGACTCATCGAACGCACCCCCGACCCGGCGGACCGGCGAGCCCGGCTGCTGGCACTCACTTCCGAAGGACACCGGATCTGCGCGGCCGTCCGCAGCGAGATCCAGGCCCGCGAGGAAGAACTGGTACTCGGCCACCTGTCGGCGACCGAGCGCCGCGGGTTTCTCAACGCGCTACGAACGTTGACCGCGCTCCCCCGCGACTCCTTCAGCGAGGGCCCCGCGCAGGACTGA
- a CDS encoding TIGR03086 family metal-binding protein has translation MSIVSRMTTDLVELDRRAVLTTVATAELVTAGHLSRPTPCAGWTVGDLLAHMAAQHRGFAAAARGQGADLAHWRPRSPGPHTPAEYADSAGDVLRAFALPDVLERPFALPEFGPEVVAPGAQAVGFHLIDYVVHGWDLARSLGVGYELDEETVEPALRIAGQVPDGPEREAPGAAFAHALPGGDQGAPLDRILRQLGRSPQWPDGS, from the coding sequence ATGAGTATTGTTTCACGGATGACCACAGACCTCGTAGAACTCGACCGCCGGGCGGTGCTCACCACGGTGGCCACCGCCGAACTCGTGACCGCCGGCCACCTGTCCCGGCCCACCCCGTGCGCGGGATGGACAGTGGGTGACCTGCTGGCGCATATGGCCGCGCAGCACCGCGGGTTCGCTGCCGCCGCCCGCGGGCAGGGCGCTGATCTCGCCCACTGGCGGCCGCGCTCGCCGGGCCCGCACACCCCTGCCGAATACGCGGACTCCGCGGGGGACGTGCTGCGTGCCTTCGCGCTGCCCGATGTGCTGGAACGTCCCTTCGCGCTGCCCGAGTTCGGACCCGAGGTCGTCGCGCCGGGCGCGCAGGCCGTCGGGTTCCATCTGATCGACTATGTGGTGCACGGCTGGGATCTGGCCCGATCCCTCGGCGTGGGCTACGAGCTGGACGAAGAGACCGTCGAACCGGCATTGCGCATCGCCGGGCAGGTTCCCGACGGTCCGGAACGGGAGGCCCCGGGCGCGGCCTTCGCACATGCCCTGCCGGGCGGCGATCAGGGCGCGCCCCTGGACCGGATCCTCCGGCAGCTCGGTCGCTCGCCGCAGTGGCCGGACGGGTCGTGA
- a CDS encoding NAD(P)-dependent oxidoreductase — MRIGFIGAGRMGVPMIRRLVAAGHTVRAVGRGPETRTAITDTGATAVGSATEAGQHADAVVICVFTDQQVREVCLDSGLLETMPAGSVLILHTTGSPDTATTIADAPAAVGRYVVDAPVSGGPHNIADGSITVFLGGSAAAVERARPVLAAYADPLLTVGALGNGQRVKLVNNSLFAAQIGLVTEAVRLAGQLGLTEAEVLSALPHASSSGRAVLSVAAKGSVAAFSESVGDFLRKDVAVARDLAGRLGSDLGLLDPAIRAAVGSA, encoded by the coding sequence GTGCGTATCGGATTCATCGGCGCCGGCCGGATGGGAGTACCCATGATCCGGCGGCTGGTGGCCGCCGGCCACACCGTCCGCGCCGTCGGGCGCGGTCCCGAGACCCGGACCGCGATCACCGATACCGGCGCCACCGCGGTCGGTTCGGCGACCGAGGCGGGACAGCACGCGGACGCGGTGGTGATCTGCGTCTTCACCGACCAGCAGGTCCGCGAAGTCTGCCTGGACAGCGGACTGCTCGAGACCATGCCCGCCGGTTCGGTGCTGATCCTGCACACCACCGGCAGCCCCGATACCGCGACGACGATCGCCGACGCTCCGGCCGCCGTGGGCCGGTATGTGGTCGACGCACCGGTCAGCGGCGGCCCGCACAACATCGCGGACGGTTCGATCACGGTCTTCCTGGGCGGTTCCGCCGCAGCGGTCGAGCGCGCCCGGCCGGTCCTGGCCGCCTACGCCGACCCACTCCTGACCGTCGGCGCGCTCGGTAACGGCCAGCGGGTGAAACTGGTCAACAACTCTCTCTTCGCCGCGCAGATCGGCCTGGTCACCGAGGCCGTACGACTGGCCGGTCAGCTGGGGCTCACCGAAGCCGAAGTACTCTCCGCGCTCCCGCATGCCAGCAGTTCGGGTCGCGCGGTGCTCAGTGTCGCGGCCAAGGGGTCGGTCGCGGCGTTCTCCGAGTCGGTCGGCGATTTCCTGCGCAAGGATGTCGCCGTGGCCCGGGACCTGGCCGGCCGGTTGGGCAGCGACCTCGGCCTGCTCGACCCGGCCATCCGCGCGGCAGTCGGCTCCGCCTGA
- a CDS encoding NAD(P)-dependent oxidoreductase: MRVGFIGLGSQGGPMARRIVEAGYRTTLWARRAASTEPYADTAAKIADSPAALAADSDLVCLCVVGDADVRDVLERADGVLAGFAASAAGRETPPVIAIHSTVHPDTCRDLAEIAATRGISLIDAPVSGGAPAVEAGRLLVMAGGDEGTVARCLPVFETYANPVVHLGDVGAGQTTKLLNNLLFTAHMATAVGTLELGSRLGVSPARLGEVIGNGSGNSFALGRILAAGGTLDQIAAHAGDLLRKDVRLIGELAAAADITPGVVLDTADATLGLMGKPR, encoded by the coding sequence ATGCGCGTCGGATTCATCGGATTGGGAAGTCAGGGCGGGCCGATGGCGCGCCGCATCGTCGAGGCCGGCTACCGGACCACGCTGTGGGCCCGGCGCGCCGCGTCGACCGAGCCGTACGCGGATACCGCGGCGAAGATCGCGGACAGTCCGGCGGCACTGGCCGCCGACAGCGACCTGGTGTGCCTGTGCGTCGTCGGCGACGCCGATGTCCGCGACGTGCTGGAACGCGCGGACGGGGTACTGGCCGGGTTCGCCGCGTCCGCGGCCGGGCGCGAGACACCGCCGGTGATCGCGATCCACAGCACGGTGCATCCCGACACCTGCCGGGATCTGGCCGAAATCGCCGCCACCCGAGGTATTTCGCTGATCGACGCCCCGGTCAGCGGTGGGGCGCCCGCCGTCGAAGCGGGACGGCTGCTGGTGATGGCCGGTGGTGACGAGGGCACGGTCGCACGCTGTCTGCCGGTGTTCGAGACCTACGCGAACCCGGTCGTGCACCTCGGCGACGTCGGCGCCGGGCAGACCACGAAACTGTTGAACAACCTGCTCTTCACCGCGCATATGGCCACCGCGGTCGGCACCTTGGAACTCGGCTCGAGGCTCGGAGTGAGCCCGGCGCGACTCGGCGAGGTGATCGGCAACGGGAGCGGAAACAGCTTCGCCCTGGGGCGAATCCTGGCGGCCGGCGGGACCCTGGATCAGATCGCCGCCCACGCCGGTGATCTGCTGCGCAAGGATGTCCGGCTGATCGGCGAACTGGCGGCGGCGGCCGACATCACGCCGGGAGTCGTCCTCGACACCGCCGACGCCACCCTCGGCCTGATGGGCAAACCTCGCTGA
- a CDS encoding DoxX family protein, whose translation MDVTDIALLLLRLVVGGTMIAHGVNHWIGGGKIAGTAGWFSGLGLRNGVLQAWLSVITEIGAGVLLVIGLLTPLAAAAVISVMLVAALLAHRKNGFFVFKDGYEYVLVLAVVCLAIGVLGPGWLSVDHAAGIEVTGWGGGAVALIVGVLATAGLLAVFWRPNAPKPGSADVDS comes from the coding sequence ATGGACGTCACCGATATCGCGCTGCTGCTGCTTCGTCTGGTCGTGGGGGGCACCATGATCGCCCACGGGGTCAATCACTGGATCGGCGGCGGCAAGATCGCCGGAACCGCGGGCTGGTTCAGCGGCCTCGGACTGCGCAACGGCGTCCTGCAGGCCTGGCTCAGTGTGATCACCGAGATCGGCGCGGGCGTGCTGCTGGTCATCGGGCTGCTCACGCCGCTGGCCGCCGCGGCGGTGATCTCGGTGATGCTGGTCGCCGCGCTGCTGGCACACCGTAAGAACGGCTTCTTCGTGTTCAAGGACGGCTACGAGTACGTGCTGGTCCTCGCGGTCGTCTGCCTGGCGATCGGCGTCCTCGGGCCCGGATGGCTGTCGGTGGACCATGCCGCCGGAATCGAGGTCACCGGCTGGGGCGGCGGCGCGGTCGCACTCATCGTCGGAGTGCTGGCGACCGCCGGCCTGCTGGCGGTGTTCTGGCGTCCGAACGCCCCGAAACCGGGGTCGGCGGACGTCGATTCCTGA
- a CDS encoding alpha/beta hydrolase has translation MTLTDADLAPADSTGPLPVVAEVPEVDGIPVSGLLAEAATPRAVVVALHGGAVDSRYFDCPGHPDFSLLRTAARLGYTVLAVDRPGFRSSGPYADLLKDPARRVDLVFGAVDALLDGSPRGAGVFLMAHSAGCELAVRMAAAERGADLLGLELAGTGRIHQPVAQELLWDAPRPAGTRPQGIGKLIWGPRRLYPDDVAGGGSVSARGSALESRSIEEWAAREFLGLAPRIHIPVRYTLGEYEGVWRNDPEEMTAVGGLFTAAPRVVVSKQPNTGHNISLGRTAPVYHLNVLAFAEECIIARTTGEFSGPTLQFDGGAPARPER, from the coding sequence GTGACACTGACCGACGCCGACCTGGCCCCGGCCGATTCGACCGGTCCGTTACCGGTGGTCGCCGAAGTGCCCGAGGTCGACGGAATTCCGGTATCCGGATTGCTGGCCGAGGCGGCGACACCGCGCGCGGTGGTGGTCGCCCTGCACGGTGGTGCGGTCGATTCCCGGTATTTCGACTGCCCCGGACATCCGGACTTCTCGCTGCTGCGCACCGCGGCCCGGCTCGGCTACACCGTGCTGGCCGTGGACCGTCCGGGATTCCGTAGTTCCGGCCCCTACGCCGATCTGCTGAAAGATCCTGCACGCCGCGTGGATCTCGTCTTCGGCGCGGTCGACGCGCTGCTGGACGGGTCGCCGCGCGGCGCGGGCGTATTCCTGATGGCGCATTCGGCCGGCTGCGAACTCGCGGTGCGGATGGCGGCCGCCGAACGCGGCGCGGATCTGCTCGGCCTGGAACTGGCGGGCACCGGACGCATACATCAACCGGTCGCTCAGGAACTGCTCTGGGACGCTCCCCGACCGGCGGGCACGCGGCCCCAGGGGATCGGGAAACTGATCTGGGGGCCGCGGCGCCTGTACCCCGACGATGTCGCCGGCGGCGGCTCGGTCTCCGCGCGCGGCTCCGCGCTGGAGTCGCGGTCCATCGAAGAATGGGCGGCGCGCGAATTCCTCGGCCTCGCTCCCCGCATTCACATCCCCGTGCGGTACACCCTGGGTGAATACGAAGGTGTGTGGCGCAACGATCCCGAAGAGATGACCGCGGTCGGCGGCCTGTTCACCGCGGCGCCGCGGGTCGTGGTGAGCAAACAACCCAATACCGGCCACAACATCAGTCTCGGCCGAACCGCACCGGTCTACCACCTCAATGTGCTGGCCTTCGCCGAGGAATGCATTATCGCCCGCACGACCGGGGAGTTCTCCGGACCCACCCTGCAATTCGACGGCGGCGCCCCGGCGCGCCCGGAAAGGTAA
- a CDS encoding thiolase C-terminal domain-containing protein has product MASTTGDDPAPRSGRPLPLLSLDTEFFWTSGADGRLRVQECRACSALIHPPQPICRYCRARDLAPRIVSGAATLASFTINHRFALPGLPPPYVVATVALDEDPRVRLTTNIVECDPGELTLGMRLEVVFQQDDDVWLPLFRPAAQQPDPGPLPTDEIPPDQFAHHVAPMRRRDKFEDSVALTGIGMSEIGRRLMRPPLDLTVDACERAIADAGLTLDDIDGLSSYPGGGNLGGFGEGGVTALEAALGIRPTWHNGGIETFGPGGSVIAAMLAIHAGLATHVLCYRTVWEATFNEMVKRGAIKASGGGRTAGWMHPFGSTSAAHTLAQKAQRHFHDYGTTRETLGWIALNQRANAGLNPSAVYRDPMTMDDYLGARPITTPFGLYDCDVPCDGAVAVIVSARDVAADLPVPSIRVDAVGTQIVERIEWDQSTLTHEPQVLGPAAHLWTRTDLRPDDVDVAELYDGFTINCLSWIEALGFCKIGEAKDFLDGGQNIARDGILPLNTHGGQLSHGRTHGMGLLHEAIVQLRGTGGERQVTDAKVAVVSSGGLTPGGAMLLRSDD; this is encoded by the coding sequence ATGGCATCGACGACCGGCGACGATCCGGCACCCCGCTCCGGGCGGCCGCTCCCGCTGCTGTCCCTGGACACCGAGTTCTTCTGGACCTCCGGCGCCGACGGGCGACTGCGGGTCCAGGAATGCCGCGCGTGTTCGGCGCTGATCCATCCGCCGCAGCCGATCTGCCGGTACTGCCGGGCGCGTGATCTGGCGCCGCGCATCGTCTCGGGCGCCGCGACTCTCGCCTCGTTCACGATCAACCACCGCTTCGCCCTGCCGGGACTGCCTCCGCCCTATGTGGTGGCCACCGTGGCGCTGGACGAGGACCCGCGGGTCCGGCTCACCACCAACATCGTCGAATGCGATCCCGGCGAACTCACCCTGGGCATGCGACTCGAAGTGGTGTTCCAGCAGGACGACGACGTCTGGTTGCCGCTGTTCCGGCCTGCCGCGCAACAGCCGGATCCCGGACCGCTGCCGACCGACGAGATACCGCCCGACCAGTTCGCCCACCACGTGGCCCCGATGCGTCGCCGCGACAAGTTCGAGGACAGTGTCGCCCTCACCGGGATCGGAATGTCGGAGATCGGGCGGCGACTGATGCGGCCGCCGCTCGATCTCACCGTCGACGCATGCGAACGCGCGATCGCGGACGCCGGACTGACCCTCGACGATATCGACGGCCTGTCCTCCTACCCCGGCGGTGGCAATCTCGGCGGTTTCGGCGAGGGCGGCGTGACAGCGCTCGAGGCCGCGCTCGGAATACGGCCCACCTGGCACAACGGCGGGATCGAGACGTTCGGGCCCGGTGGGTCGGTGATCGCGGCCATGCTGGCGATCCACGCCGGCCTGGCCACCCATGTGCTGTGCTACCGCACGGTGTGGGAGGCGACCTTCAACGAGATGGTGAAACGCGGCGCCATCAAGGCCTCCGGCGGCGGCCGCACCGCCGGCTGGATGCACCCGTTCGGGTCGACATCGGCCGCGCATACGCTCGCGCAGAAAGCACAGCGGCATTTCCACGACTACGGCACCACCCGGGAAACGCTGGGCTGGATCGCGTTGAACCAGCGGGCCAACGCCGGGCTGAACCCGTCCGCTGTCTATCGCGATCCGATGACGATGGACGACTATCTCGGCGCGCGGCCGATCACCACGCCGTTCGGGCTCTACGACTGTGACGTTCCGTGCGACGGCGCGGTCGCGGTGATCGTCTCGGCGCGCGACGTCGCGGCCGATCTGCCCGTCCCCTCGATCCGGGTCGACGCGGTGGGCACCCAGATCGTCGAACGAATCGAATGGGATCAGAGCACACTCACCCACGAACCCCAGGTCCTCGGTCCGGCCGCACACCTGTGGACGCGCACCGATCTGCGGCCCGACGATGTGGACGTGGCCGAACTCTACGACGGATTCACCATCAACTGTCTGTCCTGGATCGAGGCGCTGGGCTTCTGCAAGATCGGTGAGGCCAAGGACTTCCTCGACGGCGGGCAGAACATCGCACGCGACGGGATCCTGCCCCTGAACACGCACGGCGGACAGCTCTCCCACGGTCGCACCCACGGGATGGGCCTGCTGCACGAGGCGATCGTGCAGCTGCGCGGGACCGGCGGCGAGCGCCAGGTCACCGACGCGAAGGTAGCGGTCGTCTCCAGTGGCGGACTCACCCCGGGCGGGGCGATGCTGCTGCGGAGCGATGACTGA